The window GTGGACATGCCTATGGAATCAGCCCCAAGTTTGCGAAATGCCCTTGTCTCTGCTCGCGTTTCAAGACAGGGCCCTTTAATGCCCATATACACTCCCTGGTGCAGATGAAACCCCATCTTGACGGCAGTTTTGCGGGCAGATGTCAAAAGGTCCTGACAATACAGCCTGCTCATATCTGGAAATCGGGGTCCCCACTCATCAATATTTTCTCCGCACAAAGGGTTTTCACCTGTCAAATTGATCTGATCAGTAATACCCATTATGGTTCCCGGTTCAAAAAGTGGATTAAGGGAGCCAGCCGCATTGGTCAAAAAAACAGTCTCGGCCCCCCAGAGACTGATGATCCGCAAAGGGCGAACCACCTCTTGCGCTGTATACCCTTCATAAAGATGAACCCTGCCTGAAAGAACAGCAACCTCGCTTTTGCCGAGTCGACAAAGCATAAGCCTGCCTGTATGTCCTTTTATGGTTGACCGGGGAAACCCCGGTATTTCACTATAATTAATGCTGTGTACAGGGTTAAGGACACCCGTCATGCTCCCAAGCCCACTGCCCAGAACCATAAGCAGTCGGGGCCTGAAATCAGGATAACTGTCTTTTAGAAATTTCTGCCCCTGCAGTACTTTTGTTTTTTCAGACATAGTGCTAATGTTTACCTCATCGAGTTATTGATGTATGTACCTCTTAACGAAAAAATTCATCACTTTAAAAAAAGTCCACTGGGTGCGGCACGGAAACTTGATTTTTTACGACTGATGTCGCCCTGTGATGAACCACCGGACATTAAAAAGTATAACTTATGTGTTAACTGATTTCTTTTTAAGGACCTTTAATGGATATTGCAACTTTTTTTGGGATCATAGTCGGGTTTTCTCTGGTTATTGGAGCCATTATCATTGGTGGCGCTGTTGACACCTTTGTCAACATACCCGGCATGATGATTGTCATGGGCGGCACAATGGCGGCCACCACCATCAACTTCCCAGTCAACCAGATCAATAAGGCCTTCAGAGCTGCTTTTTACATTTTTTCCAAAAGAAGTGTGAACTCCAATGATGTTGTCAATACCATGGTCAGAATCGCTGATATCAGTCGCAGGGACGGTTTGCTGGCTTTAGAAAATATCAAAACTGAAAATGCTGTTTTAAAAAAAGCCTGCCAGCTTATTGCCGACAACACAGACCCAATGATGATTGCTGAAACCCTTCGTATTGAAATTACTTCTCTTAGAAACCGGCACGCCATTATTCAGGATGTCTTCAAAAAAATGGCCACCTTTTCTCCAAGCTTTGGCATGATCGGCACTCTCATCGGTCTCGTGCAGATGCTTACCAGACTGGATGACCCGGCCACCATAGGACCGGCCATGGCAGTGGCCATTCTGACCACATTTTATGGGGCTTTACTGGCTACTCTGCTCTTTTTACCCATTGCCGGAAAACTTAAAAGCAGGACACAGCAGGAAACCCTGCATCTTGAGATTATTTTTCAGGGAGCTCAGTCAATCCTGGAAAACAACAACCCCAGAATAGTCTACGAAAAGCTTTCATCATTTGTACCGCCTTCGGAGAGAAGAAATGAAAGAAGATAAACATACTGCAACATACTATGACGACGAAGATGATGACACCAGAGCATGGGTGACTACCTTTGCTGACATTGCCTTGCTGCTTCTCGTTTTTTTCATCCTTCTGTTCTCCTTTTCAACCTTAAGCGATCAGAAATTCGAGCAGACTATTCTTTCCGTGCGTCAGTCTCTTGGCAAGCAGGAGACCGAAGACTGGGGGCTTCGGATAAGAACTGACACTTCAGGTGTGCTGATGGATCAGGCAACCATGTACAGACAGATGCTTGAAGCACAACAACAGGTTTTTTCAGATATACAATACTATTACAGTCAGGAAGGCCTTGACGGCATAGTGGGTGCCCGTCTGCAGGAAGGGCTAATCACCCTGCGTCTGCCAGCCAGCGCTCTGTTCGGCCTGGGACAGGTCGAGCTCACCCCTGAAGGCAAACGCATCCTGGAACAAATGAGAGAAGTATTTATCAGACATCATGATCAGCAGATAAACATTCAGGGACATACTGATAATATTCCACCCAGGACGGGTGGTCGTTTTCAGGATAATTGGGAAATTTCATCCCTGAGAGCCCTTAATACTCTGCGCTACCTTATGGAACTGGGCATTGAACCAAAAAGGATGACCGCTACCGGGTTTGCGGATCTTCAACCACTATTTCCCAACAACACGGAAGAAAACAGGGCCCGCAACAGGAGGGTGGAGTTTGTACTTGAAAAGAGAATTGGAGGTCAGTAATGGATATGTTTAACGATCAATTACAAATAGACTACGAGAGCTCATCACCAAGAAAAGCCTATCGGGTTGCAGTGCCTAATCTCAAGGCAAAAATAAAAAATATGCCTGAAGAGTTCCCGGCCCTTGATATAAGTGCAGGTGGAATGGCCCTTTCTCTTTCTCATATGAAAGAGCACGGACTTGAAGAAGGTCTTGAAGTTGAACTTTCAATACTTATAAAAAACAGGGTTTTCCTTGACGAGATTAAAGGAAAAATTGTCAAGATAGATGATAATATGGCAGCCTGCCAGTTTTCAGAAATAACTCTGCGTCAGGAAGCCAGACTTGACAAACTGATTCTGGAAGTTCAGAAAAAAATGCTTGAGTTTCACAGAAAAAAGAAAGAAAATGAAACAAAACAGGAAACGTGATGAGACCATTTCAAGGGACAGTCTCATTTTCCAAATATGAGACTGTTCTTTAATGTGGAGGCGGCTTCCAGCCGCCTGGCCTTAATAGCCTGCAGGATGCAGGCTCCACTATAAAGACAGTTACTCACAAGTTCGGTCCCGGGCCGACCGGGTGGGAAGCTCTCAACTATTAACAATTAACTGATAACTTTTAACTCTCAAGTTATTTTACTATCATGAACAAACACAATATACTGATTGCCAATAGAGGAGAAATAGCTCTCAGAATAATGCAGGCATGCATAGAGCTTGGCGCAAGATTCACTTGCGTCTACACCAGAGAAGATGCCAATTCCGAACATTGTACCGAAGCCATGAAAAAGGGTGGTGAAAAAGCTCTTTACCGCATAAGCTCATATCAGGATCCTAACGAAATCTTTGCTGTGGCAGATGCTGCAGGATGCACAGCCGTTCACCCCGGATATGGTTTTTTTGCCGAAGATTACAGGTTTGCCAGGCGGGCTGAACAAAGGTCCAGAAAACTTGCTTTTATTGGTCCATCATGGAATATAATTCAGGAACTCGGTGACAAGATAAATACCAAAAGGCTGGCTAGACGACTTGACGTGCCCACAGTACCGGGATCGGATCGGCCCATCTTTGATGACATGGAAGCTGAAGAGCTTGCAACCTCCCTTTTTACCTTTCAAAAGGAAATCGGGGTGCATCAACCGGTCATTCTGGTCAAGGCCTCTGCAGGCGGGGGGGGGATGGGCATTGAAGAGGTTAACGATCTGGACAGGTTCAGAACAGTGCTCAGAAGAATTAAGAACTATTCCAAGCGTCAGTTCAGGGATGAAGGCGTACTCATCGAGCAGAGAATTTTTGATTTCAATCATCTTGAAGTGCAGATTCTTGGTGACAAGCATAAAGGAGCAGTCCATTTCGGAACCCGGAACTGCACAGTGCAGAGTATTGGCAGACAAAAACGCATTGAAGTAGCCCCTGGATTTGATCCCGAAAACATCAGCTATGCCTTTGATGCCTCCAAAGTGCTTGAAGATATCACGGAATACTCTTTGCGCATGGCAAGAGAAGTGGGCTATGATAGTGTGGGGACCTGGGAATGGATCATAAGTCCCATGGGACACCCGTTTTTAATGGAAGTCAATACCCGCATTCAGGTTGAAAACGGCGTGTCTGCCATTATCTCCACCATCAATGATCAAGAGGTTAATCTCCTCAAAGAGCAGATCAGAGCAGGTCTGGGATTTGAGCTGGGTTACGATCAAAGCGATATCGTCTTTAACGGGGTAGGCATAGAATACCGTATTCTTGCAGAGGATCCTGACAATAATTTCACCCCCTGGGTAGGCCGCATAGAAAAATTCAGCTGGACTGATTACCCCTGGCTGAGAATGCACACTCATGTTCCTACTCAAAGGCCATATGACATACCTACTGAGTTTGATCCCAATCTGGCACTGGGCATTGTCTGGGGTGAAAACCTTGATCAGGCTAAAATGCGGGGAGAAATATTTCTTGAAAAACTGATTCTTCAGGGGACCAATCCGGCCGGAGAGCCTCTCAAATCCAACATTGAATTTTTAAAAAGCAAAACCCGCGATATTCTTGTTTTTTAGTCAATCGCGTCCCGCTCACTCAGCTTTCCAAGCTTTAACATCAAACCAAGTGCACCAATATGAATCAAGCAGAAAAACAGATTCTGGATTTATCAGAACGTCTCAGATACATTGAAGATATTTTCGGCAACCGTGAAAACGCCAACGTTGCCCTGCTCAGATCCAAACTGAATGATTTTAAAAAAAATCAGTCCAGCTTAGATGCCGGGCAAATTAAAAGGCATCTCTCTTCTTTGCAGGATCTTTTTCACTTCCTGGAAAACAAACTGGAAAAAGAACTCACACCCATGGACCGGGTCAGAATCGTCAGACATCCTCAAAGAATATCTCTTAAAGATATCCTTGAAAATGTTTATGACAATTACACGGAAATAGGTGGGCAGGATGAGTACAGCATTGATCCGGCCATGATCATTGCCAGGGCATACATTACCCGCAAGGTGGGCAAAAAGATCTACAAGCAGCCGGTTATGGTCATAGGCCAGGAAAAAGGTCATGGACAGGAGTTTCGCAACGGCGGATCTGTGAAGCCCTGGGGCAATGCCAAGGCACTGGAATACATGAAAGTTGCAGAAACAGAAAATATCCCTGTCCATACATATATTTTTACTCCTGGAGCATTTCCCATTGAAGATTATCCGGGAGCAGCCCAGCAGATTGCCAAAAATATTTACACCATGGCCGGCCTTAAGGTTCCTGTTATAGCAGTTATTTCCGAGGGCGGATCCGGTGGTGCTGAAGCCATTGGCCTGGCTGACACCAGGATAATGATGTCTCACGGATACTATTCCGTAATTTCCCCTGAAGGAGCAGCTGCCATTGAAGGAAGGCTTCGGGGAGGAGCAAGAGCTACTCCTGAACTTGTAGACCGATGTGCTCAGCAGCTTAAAATCACAGCTCAGGATAACCTCAGAATGGGCTATATAGACCGTATTCTGCAGGAACCACCTCTCGGAGCCCGCTCAGAGCATTTTGACTTTTTCAAGAAACTGCGCCAGGAAGTTATCCTTGCCACTGATGAAGTAATTTTGTCTGTCAGGGGCTTTAAGCTGTTCAGAGCTATTGCCCTGCGTAAACTTAACAATCCCAATATTTATGTGCGCTGGGGACTTTCTCCCAAGTCCATGGAACGACTCACCTGGCAGCGCTACCAGAAATTCAGGTCCTACAGCCTGAAGTACCTGGTTGACAGAACAGCAACCTGGCATAAGGTCATTACCAAAATCAATGAGGTTAACTGGTCCATATACTCGTTTTTACGCTACGAGTTCCTGGGCAGACACCAGAGAAAAATAACTCACCTGGCCGAAGACGTTCAAGGTGAGGTGCAGGCGGTATTCGGCCGCATCATGAACAAAGGCTCCGAAATTATCAAAAAAATTCCCGGCTTTAAGAAAGAACAGGAAAACACATGTCAATTAACTACTCTTTCTTCATGGGAACCAGGAATAACCTGGGACGAGCATTGTCGTTATATCAGCCCTCAGGCCAACCAGGACAGGACCATAACCTGCCCCAACAGCTCCAAATTCGGCTGCCTTGATCTCTGGATTCCTGACCTGTTCAGCGATTTCGCAGGAGTCTGCAGTAATTGCGGGCATCACTTTCCCATGGAGTATGAATGGTATCTTTTCAATGTATTCGACAGCAGGTCCATCAGGGAATTCAACTCCAGAATAGAGAGCTCCAATCCCCTTGAATTTGATGGCCTGGACAATAAGATTATTCAAGCCCAGAAAAAAACCGGGCATAAAAGTTCATGCATGACTTTTGAGGCAAGTATCAAGGGCGTAAGGGTGGTTGTGGCCATGCTCATGGCTGGATTTCGAGGAGGAAGCGTTGGTTTGGCAGAAGGAGAAAAGTTTATTCAGGCTGCTGAAACAGCCAAAAGAAAGCACCTTCCTTTTCTGGCCTATGTTCATGGAACTGCAGGAATACGAATTCAGGAAGGCACCAACGGAGTCATCCAGATGCCGAGATGCACCCTGGCAGTCAGGCGCTACTTAGAATCAGGTGGTCTGTACCTTGTTCTGTACGACACCAACTCCTACGCAGGTCCTGTAGCCAGTTTTCTGGGGTGCTCGCCGTACCAGTTTGCTGTACGCTCCGCCAATATAGGCTTTGCCGGTCCAGGTGTTATTATGGAAACAACAGGTCAGGATATTGAACCGCACTACCACAAAGCATTCATGACCCTGTCCAGAGGACATATTCAGGGTATATGGGACCGCAGGGAAATTCGAGACAATCTGCATCAGTCTCTTATGACCATGGGCGGTGAATTCCTGTACTACAGATAGCCATGTTAAGTACCCTAAACAATCCCGTAAAGGAGATCCCCTTTGATTGATACAATATCTCTGCTTGATGAAATCAAGAAAGCACCATACAAGGAGCTAACAGTCTCCACCCCGCATTCAGGTGAAATTGAGTTTGTGGTCAATAAGGCCGGAGTCAAGGTTAACGGCAAGTCTGGTAACTGGGGTGAAAAACCGGGTACCCTCCTAGCCTACCTGACCCGTGAAGGCAATAAAAAACCCATCTACTCGCCCGAAAAAGGCGAGGTAGTCATGTTTCATGATGTTCAGAATAATCAGTTTGTTCAGGCTGGCACTCCATTGCTGAAGATCAGGCATTTTTTGACTAAACAGGAAGTAATTGATATTATCCTGAAACAAACACTGCATCTCTTCCTCGCTCCTGAAAAGGGCAAGTATTATTTTGTGTCTGCCATTGATTTAAAACTCAAGGCCAAAGGTTTGGGTCATGTTAATATCAAACCAGGAGATGAAGTACTGATTATCTCCAGAATGAAAAGAGAAACTGTGCTCACTTACGAAGGTCAGCCAGGAATAATATTTACTATATATTTCAACTCCAGTGAAAGTGTTGAAGCGGGATCGCCGCTCCTTGGCATATGCCCCAGGGACCAGCTTGAGGATATCAAGGAGGTTGTTGCCAGGATTCAAAACAGTTGGGAGGAAAAAGAATAATGGGCGAACTAATACAGATTAGAGTCACAGCAGGAATTCATGATCGTGAAAAGGCTGTGCGCAGGTGGTCGGGTTTATACCGAATTGCCTTTGACCAGGACCCTGACCAGGACATGAGCAGATCAGAATTTATGGTAGAGCTTATTGATGCCTTATATGACAGGATGAGGCTCGGACAGTTGCCCAAAGCTTACCAGAACCTTGAAAAGGATATTGAAACAGTTTACAAAAATAAGGCTAAGCTGCAATCTTTTCTCGCTGACCGTAACCCTCAGGAAGCTGACAAAA is drawn from Desulfonatronovibrio magnus and contains these coding sequences:
- a CDS encoding purine-nucleoside phosphorylase, with translation MSEKTKVLQGQKFLKDSYPDFRPRLLMVLGSGLGSMTGVLNPVHSINYSEIPGFPRSTIKGHTGRLMLCRLGKSEVAVLSGRVHLYEGYTAQEVVRPLRIISLWGAETVFLTNAAGSLNPLFEPGTIMGITDQINLTGENPLCGENIDEWGPRFPDMSRLYCQDLLTSARKTAVKMGFHLHQGVYMGIKGPCLETRAETRAFRKLGADSIGMSTVLESIAAAHMGKSILGLSCLTNHNLPDCMQVTSHEEILQVADRTNRQLTLFLKELALESCGV
- a CDS encoding motility protein A, which encodes MDIATFFGIIVGFSLVIGAIIIGGAVDTFVNIPGMMIVMGGTMAATTINFPVNQINKAFRAAFYIFSKRSVNSNDVVNTMVRIADISRRDGLLALENIKTENAVLKKACQLIADNTDPMMIAETLRIEITSLRNRHAIIQDVFKKMATFSPSFGMIGTLIGLVQMLTRLDDPATIGPAMAVAILTTFYGALLATLLFLPIAGKLKSRTQQETLHLEIIFQGAQSILENNNPRIVYEKLSSFVPPSERRNERR
- a CDS encoding OmpA/MotB family protein codes for the protein MKEDKHTATYYDDEDDDTRAWVTTFADIALLLLVFFILLFSFSTLSDQKFEQTILSVRQSLGKQETEDWGLRIRTDTSGVLMDQATMYRQMLEAQQQVFSDIQYYYSQEGLDGIVGARLQEGLITLRLPASALFGLGQVELTPEGKRILEQMREVFIRHHDQQINIQGHTDNIPPRTGGRFQDNWEISSLRALNTLRYLMELGIEPKRMTATGFADLQPLFPNNTEENRARNRRVEFVLEKRIGGQ
- a CDS encoding PilZ domain-containing protein is translated as MDMFNDQLQIDYESSSPRKAYRVAVPNLKAKIKNMPEEFPALDISAGGMALSLSHMKEHGLEEGLEVELSILIKNRVFLDEIKGKIVKIDDNMAACQFSEITLRQEARLDKLILEVQKKMLEFHRKKKENETKQET
- a CDS encoding biotin carboxylase N-terminal domain-containing protein, whose product is MNKHNILIANRGEIALRIMQACIELGARFTCVYTREDANSEHCTEAMKKGGEKALYRISSYQDPNEIFAVADAAGCTAVHPGYGFFAEDYRFARRAEQRSRKLAFIGPSWNIIQELGDKINTKRLARRLDVPTVPGSDRPIFDDMEAEELATSLFTFQKEIGVHQPVILVKASAGGGGMGIEEVNDLDRFRTVLRRIKNYSKRQFRDEGVLIEQRIFDFNHLEVQILGDKHKGAVHFGTRNCTVQSIGRQKRIEVAPGFDPENISYAFDASKVLEDITEYSLRMAREVGYDSVGTWEWIISPMGHPFLMEVNTRIQVENGVSAIISTINDQEVNLLKEQIRAGLGFELGYDQSDIVFNGVGIEYRILAEDPDNNFTPWVGRIEKFSWTDYPWLRMHTHVPTQRPYDIPTEFDPNLALGIVWGENLDQAKMRGEIFLEKLILQGTNPAGEPLKSNIEFLKSKTRDILVF
- a CDS encoding acetyl-CoA carboxylase, yielding MNQAEKQILDLSERLRYIEDIFGNRENANVALLRSKLNDFKKNQSSLDAGQIKRHLSSLQDLFHFLENKLEKELTPMDRVRIVRHPQRISLKDILENVYDNYTEIGGQDEYSIDPAMIIARAYITRKVGKKIYKQPVMVIGQEKGHGQEFRNGGSVKPWGNAKALEYMKVAETENIPVHTYIFTPGAFPIEDYPGAAQQIAKNIYTMAGLKVPVIAVISEGGSGGAEAIGLADTRIMMSHGYYSVISPEGAAAIEGRLRGGARATPELVDRCAQQLKITAQDNLRMGYIDRILQEPPLGARSEHFDFFKKLRQEVILATDEVILSVRGFKLFRAIALRKLNNPNIYVRWGLSPKSMERLTWQRYQKFRSYSLKYLVDRTATWHKVITKINEVNWSIYSFLRYEFLGRHQRKITHLAEDVQGEVQAVFGRIMNKGSEIIKKIPGFKKEQENTCQLTTLSSWEPGITWDEHCRYISPQANQDRTITCPNSSKFGCLDLWIPDLFSDFAGVCSNCGHHFPMEYEWYLFNVFDSRSIREFNSRIESSNPLEFDGLDNKIIQAQKKTGHKSSCMTFEASIKGVRVVVAMLMAGFRGGSVGLAEGEKFIQAAETAKRKHLPFLAYVHGTAGIRIQEGTNGVIQMPRCTLAVRRYLESGGLYLVLYDTNSYAGPVASFLGCSPYQFAVRSANIGFAGPGVIMETTGQDIEPHYHKAFMTLSRGHIQGIWDRREIRDNLHQSLMTMGGEFLYYR
- a CDS encoding biotin attachment protein, with translation MIDTISLLDEIKKAPYKELTVSTPHSGEIEFVVNKAGVKVNGKSGNWGEKPGTLLAYLTREGNKKPIYSPEKGEVVMFHDVQNNQFVQAGTPLLKIRHFLTKQEVIDIILKQTLHLFLAPEKGKYYFVSAIDLKLKAKGLGHVNIKPGDEVLIISRMKRETVLTYEGQPGIIFTIYFNSSESVEAGSPLLGICPRDQLEDIKEVVARIQNSWEEKE